Proteins encoded together in one Variovorax paradoxus window:
- a CDS encoding CaiB/BaiF CoA transferase family protein, translating into METTGASRPPLAGIRVLDLTRLLPGPVCTLHLADLGAEVLKVEDTGLGDYAAPALRAMVQRNKKAMRLDLKQADGVALLHRLAENADVLVEGFRPGVMDRLGVGYAALSAVNPRLVYCSITGFGQTGPYRDEPGHDLNYCALSGVSDQIGRDDAGPALSNLPIADLLGGSMNAVMGILAALFDAARTGTGRHVDISMADGVLAHALVPMVTLATQGATRRAGLDKLSGALPCYAMYRTQDGRHLSVGALEHKFWERFCDVLDRPDLKPMHMPPDRATAERVRADVAALIEARPLAYWADVFHGRQCCVTPVLRLEEALAHENFIARGMVHPPAAEGGAPQLACPVRMTGFEFSIERPAPSPGQDTDEVLTALGHDEAARADLRRRGVVG; encoded by the coding sequence ATGGAGACAACCGGCGCATCGCGCCCGCCGCTGGCCGGCATTCGCGTACTCGACCTGACCCGCCTGCTGCCCGGTCCGGTCTGCACATTGCACCTGGCCGACCTTGGCGCCGAGGTGCTCAAGGTCGAAGACACCGGCCTTGGCGACTACGCCGCACCGGCTTTGCGCGCCATGGTCCAGCGCAACAAGAAAGCCATGCGGCTCGACCTGAAGCAAGCCGACGGCGTGGCGCTGTTGCACCGGCTGGCCGAAAACGCCGACGTGCTGGTCGAAGGCTTCAGGCCCGGCGTGATGGACAGACTGGGCGTGGGCTATGCCGCGCTTTCGGCGGTGAACCCGCGGCTGGTTTACTGCAGCATCACCGGCTTCGGCCAGACCGGGCCTTACCGCGACGAGCCGGGGCACGACCTGAACTACTGCGCGCTGAGCGGCGTCAGCGACCAGATCGGCCGCGACGACGCCGGTCCCGCCCTCTCCAACCTGCCCATCGCCGACCTGCTCGGCGGCTCGATGAATGCCGTGATGGGCATCCTCGCAGCCTTGTTCGATGCGGCGCGCACCGGCACCGGCCGCCATGTCGACATCTCGATGGCCGACGGCGTGCTGGCGCATGCGCTGGTGCCGATGGTCACCCTGGCCACGCAGGGCGCCACGCGCCGCGCGGGCCTCGACAAGCTCAGTGGGGCGCTGCCCTGCTATGCCATGTACCGCACGCAAGACGGACGCCACTTGTCCGTCGGTGCGCTCGAGCACAAGTTCTGGGAGCGCTTCTGCGACGTGCTCGACCGACCCGACCTGAAGCCCATGCACATGCCGCCTGATCGAGCGACCGCCGAGCGGGTGCGTGCCGACGTGGCCGCCCTTATCGAAGCGCGGCCGCTCGCGTACTGGGCCGACGTGTTCCATGGCCGGCAATGCTGCGTCACGCCCGTGCTGCGGCTCGAAGAGGCGCTCGCGCACGAAAACTTCATCGCGCGCGGCATGGTGCATCCGCCAGCCGCCGAAGGCGGTGCGCCTCAGCTGGCCTGCCCAGTCAGGATGACCGGCTTCGAGTTTTCCATCGAGCGGCCGGCGCCGTCGCCGGGCCAGGACACCGACGAAGTGCTCACCGCGCTGGGGCACGACGAGGCCGCGCGCGCCGACCTGCGCCGGCGCGGCGTGGTGGGCTGA
- a CDS encoding dihydrodipicolinate synthase family protein, whose amino-acid sequence MPAIANYRGIIPAISCPFTADHRIDEPALRKLASWLAGHDGVVAVMTNGHTGEVFSLTPAERAEVTRIVADELRGRMPVISSIVCEGLADAAEHARAAQAAGAVALDVMPPHHWLRFGFTPGHALQYFEAIHRAAPELDLVCHVYPAWTRASYSSQLLAELARLPYLQAFKVGQRDMNKYARDIQAIREADASKAILTCHDEYLLASMVQGVDGALVGFATFIPQLIIDLWNAVKSGDLKKAMAVQALITPLKDAVYGGGEPTGEAHARMKGGMFLAGVLDNATVRPPTEAPNEREMQALRAAVQQAGLSKR is encoded by the coding sequence ATGCCTGCCATCGCGAATTATCGCGGGATCATTCCCGCCATTTCCTGCCCCTTCACGGCCGACCACCGCATCGACGAACCGGCGCTGCGCAAGCTCGCCTCATGGCTGGCGGGGCACGACGGCGTGGTGGCAGTCATGACCAACGGCCACACCGGCGAGGTGTTTTCGCTCACGCCGGCCGAACGCGCCGAGGTGACCCGCATCGTGGCTGACGAGCTGCGCGGCCGCATGCCGGTCATCTCGTCCATCGTTTGCGAGGGCCTGGCCGACGCCGCCGAGCATGCACGCGCCGCCCAGGCCGCCGGCGCCGTGGCGCTGGACGTGATGCCGCCCCACCACTGGCTGCGCTTCGGCTTCACGCCCGGCCATGCACTGCAATACTTCGAGGCCATTCACCGCGCCGCACCGGAACTCGACCTGGTCTGCCATGTGTACCCGGCCTGGACGCGCGCCTCTTACTCGTCGCAGCTGCTGGCCGAGCTGGCGCGCCTGCCCTACCTGCAGGCCTTCAAGGTCGGCCAGCGCGACATGAACAAATACGCCCGCGATATCCAGGCGATCCGCGAGGCCGATGCGTCGAAGGCCATCCTCACCTGCCACGATGAATACCTGCTGGCCTCGATGGTGCAAGGCGTGGACGGCGCGCTGGTCGGCTTCGCCACCTTCATACCGCAGCTGATCATCGACCTGTGGAATGCGGTGAAGTCCGGCGACCTGAAGAAGGCCATGGCCGTGCAGGCCCTCATCACGCCGCTGAAAGACGCGGTGTACGGCGGCGGCGAACCGACCGGAGAAGCGCACGCGCGCATGAAGGGCGGCATGTTCCTGGCCGGCGTGCTCGACAACGCCACGGTGCGCCCACCGACCGAGGCGCCGAATGAACGCGAGATGCAGGCGCTGCGCGCCGCGGTGCAGCAAGCCGGTTTGTCGAAGCGCTGA
- a CDS encoding thiolase, with protein sequence MTTLKQLRGSAAIAGVATYGCGESPGHTDMELLAEAARRAVADAGLAMKDIDGLCTASASATMWAMPVVEYLGLRPSYIDSTMLGGSSFIAHLLPAMQALASGQCNAVLVCYGSAQRTATFGRREVVASRRYLDPQPYETPYEPMQPLSAYALAASRHMHEFGTTRRDLAEVAVAARAWARLNPEAFMRDPLSIDDVLNARMVCDPLTVRDSCLVTDGAGAFVLVRADRARDLPREPVHVLGTGTAVWNRQISSMHDLTTTAARDSGRAAFDMAGLSPRDIDVVQLYDAFTINVLLFLEDLGFCAKGEGGAFVRGGAIAPGGRLPVNTNGGGLSCVHPGMYGIFALIEAVRQLRGEGGDRQVAGARTALAHGNGGTLSSQATAVLGLAQTL encoded by the coding sequence ATGACCACGCTGAAGCAACTGCGCGGCAGCGCTGCCATCGCCGGCGTGGCCACCTACGGCTGCGGCGAATCGCCCGGCCATACCGACATGGAACTGCTGGCTGAAGCCGCGCGCCGTGCCGTGGCCGACGCCGGGCTGGCCATGAAGGACATCGACGGACTTTGCACCGCCAGCGCAAGCGCAACGATGTGGGCCATGCCGGTTGTCGAGTACCTGGGCCTTCGCCCGAGCTACATCGACAGCACCATGCTCGGCGGCTCCAGCTTCATCGCGCACCTGTTGCCGGCCATGCAGGCGCTGGCCAGCGGCCAGTGCAACGCGGTGCTCGTCTGCTACGGAAGCGCGCAGCGCACAGCCACCTTCGGGCGCCGCGAAGTGGTGGCAAGCCGCCGCTACCTCGACCCGCAGCCTTACGAAACGCCTTATGAGCCGATGCAGCCGCTCTCGGCCTATGCGCTGGCCGCGTCGCGCCACATGCACGAGTTCGGCACCACGCGGCGCGACCTTGCCGAAGTGGCGGTGGCCGCACGCGCCTGGGCGCGGCTGAACCCCGAGGCGTTCATGCGCGACCCGCTCTCCATAGACGACGTGCTGAACGCGCGCATGGTTTGCGACCCGCTGACCGTGCGCGACAGCTGCCTGGTGACCGACGGGGCGGGTGCCTTCGTGCTGGTGCGCGCCGACCGCGCGCGGGACTTGCCGCGCGAGCCGGTGCATGTGCTGGGCACCGGCACGGCCGTGTGGAACCGGCAGATTTCATCGATGCACGACCTGACGACGACGGCCGCGCGCGACAGCGGACGTGCCGCATTCGACATGGCAGGTCTCTCGCCGCGCGACATCGACGTGGTGCAGCTGTATGACGCCTTCACCATCAACGTGCTGCTGTTTCTCGAAGACCTGGGCTTCTGCGCCAAGGGCGAGGGCGGGGCCTTCGTGCGCGGCGGCGCCATTGCACCTGGCGGCCGATTGCCGGTCAATACCAACGGTGGCGGGCTGTCTTGCGTGCACCCGGGCATGTACGGCATCTTCGCGTTGATAGAAGCCGTGCGGCAGCTTCGCGGAGAAGGCGGCGACCGGCAGGTGGCCGGTGCCCGCACGGCGCTGGCACATGGCAACGGCGGCACGCTGTCCAGCCAGGCCACGGCAGTGCTCGGGCTCGCGCAAACGTTGTGA
- a CDS encoding AraC family transcriptional regulator, with protein MAIRHTPTHSTRHTIGIQHVDQILIGARARGADVDALLQRAGISAALLDAPLSRVTQDQFAALIFALRHRLRDELWGLCSQPVPTGSFAQATRLLIRCRTLGEALTLGLRHYRLLLSDFVPRLHVQHGEATFALVPRVPLTASVAYAQRAFSFLAYGLVSWLVARRVPLLQVDYPHQDERASDAPALFQAPVRFGAGCTGWRFEARWLELPVVQNEQSLEEFLRQAPASLLVKYRDQTSMTERIRRILRRQLADELPSLETVGKQLAVTPQTLRRRLAEEGQGYRAIKDDLRRDAAIEYLARPELNLVEIAQRLGFSEASTFHRAFKHWTGVAPGEYRTTRLREH; from the coding sequence ATGGCCATCAGGCACACACCGACACACAGCACGCGCCACACCATCGGCATCCAGCACGTCGATCAGATCCTGATCGGTGCGCGTGCGCGGGGCGCCGATGTGGATGCGCTGCTGCAGCGTGCCGGCATCTCGGCGGCGCTGCTCGATGCACCGCTCTCCCGCGTCACGCAGGACCAGTTCGCGGCCCTCATCTTCGCGCTACGGCACCGCCTGCGCGACGAGCTGTGGGGCCTGTGCAGCCAGCCGGTGCCGACGGGGAGCTTTGCGCAAGCCACGCGCCTTCTCATCCGCTGCCGCACGCTCGGAGAAGCCTTGACGCTCGGCCTGCGCCACTACCGTTTGCTGCTCAGCGACTTCGTGCCGCGCCTGCATGTGCAGCACGGCGAGGCCACGTTCGCGTTGGTGCCGCGCGTGCCGCTCACAGCATCGGTGGCTTATGCGCAGCGGGCATTTTCTTTTCTTGCCTATGGCCTGGTCTCCTGGCTGGTTGCGCGGCGCGTGCCGCTGCTGCAGGTGGACTACCCGCACCAAGACGAGCGCGCCAGCGATGCGCCCGCGCTGTTCCAGGCACCGGTGCGTTTTGGCGCGGGCTGCACCGGCTGGCGCTTCGAGGCGCGCTGGCTCGAACTGCCGGTGGTGCAGAACGAGCAAAGCCTGGAGGAGTTTCTTCGCCAGGCACCGGCCAGCCTGCTTGTGAAGTACCGCGACCAGACCAGCATGACCGAGCGCATCCGCCGCATCTTGCGGCGGCAACTGGCCGATGAACTGCCTTCGCTCGAGACGGTCGGCAAGCAGCTGGCCGTTACGCCGCAAACACTGCGCCGCCGCCTGGCCGAAGAAGGCCAGGGCTACCGCGCCATCAAGGACGACCTGCGGCGCGATGCCGCCATCGAGTACCTGGCGCGGCCCGAGCTGAACCTGGTCGAAATTGCGCAGCGGCTCGGCTTCTCCGAAGCCAGCACCTTTCACCGTGCCTTCAAGCACTGGACCGGCGTGGCCCCGGGCGAATACCGCACCACGCGTCTGCGCGAGCACTGA
- a CDS encoding LysR family transcriptional regulator, protein MGPGNRPLDLEWLEDFIALAETGNFSRAAQVRSIAQPAFSRHIRALEEWVGVDLFDRSAHPAALTAAGKRFEPLLKELLAGLEAARIKARAAHDMAAASLRFAATHVLSLTFFPRWLGAVESRLSLGPIQTISDSSQACEDLMQQRRVQFVLCHGHAGAPGRLDEGQYPVLRLSEDVLVPVSAPDAQGVPLHALGTAQAPSVLAYSDASGLGRIMRAIQDSEFGKDFASSLSVVFTAHHAALLRTMALEGRGLAWLPMSLVADDLRSGALVDAGKGAWRVPVEIRLYRQAASMAPVAEALWQLVNEGSLTR, encoded by the coding sequence ATGGGCCCCGGCAACCGCCCCCTCGACCTCGAATGGCTGGAAGACTTCATTGCCCTGGCCGAGACCGGCAATTTCTCGCGCGCGGCCCAGGTGCGCTCCATCGCGCAGCCTGCGTTCAGCCGGCACATTCGTGCGCTGGAAGAGTGGGTGGGTGTCGACCTGTTCGACCGCAGCGCGCACCCCGCGGCACTGACGGCCGCCGGCAAGCGTTTTGAGCCGCTGCTGAAAGAGCTGCTGGCCGGCCTGGAAGCCGCCCGCATCAAGGCGCGCGCGGCACACGACATGGCCGCGGCCAGCCTGAGATTTGCCGCCACGCATGTGCTGTCGCTGACATTCTTTCCGCGCTGGTTGGGCGCCGTGGAAAGCCGGCTCAGCCTGGGGCCGATCCAGACCATCTCCGACAGCTCGCAGGCCTGCGAAGACCTGATGCAGCAGCGCCGCGTGCAGTTTGTGCTGTGCCACGGCCATGCCGGTGCACCGGGCCGGCTCGACGAAGGGCAATACCCGGTCCTGCGGTTGAGCGAAGACGTGCTGGTTCCGGTTTCCGCACCGGATGCCCAGGGCGTGCCGCTGCATGCGCTTGGCACTGCCCAGGCGCCTTCGGTGCTGGCCTACAGCGACGCATCGGGGCTGGGGCGGATCATGCGGGCAATACAGGACAGCGAGTTCGGCAAGGATTTCGCATCGTCGCTCTCGGTGGTTTTTACGGCGCACCACGCCGCGCTGCTCAGAACCATGGCGCTCGAAGGACGCGGCCTCGCGTGGCTGCCCATGAGCCTGGTCGCGGACGACCTGCGCAGCGGTGCGCTGGTGGATGCCGGCAAGGGCGCCTGGCGGGTGCCGGTGGAAATCCGGCTGTACCGCCAGGCTGCAAGCATGGCCCCGGTGGCCGAGGCGCTGTGGCAACTGGTGAACGAAGGGTCACTCACCCGCTAG
- a CDS encoding tripartite tricarboxylate transporter substrate binding protein has protein sequence MTYRALSRRQALGALAASAMCLAAPAALAQPPAYPHKPVTLILPFPAGGATDAQMRAIALALGKEIGQTVVVVNQPGLAGTLAPAAMARSAAPDGYTISVVPATLFRLLHLQKVSYDPVTDFTYIINLTGYTNGLVVRDDAPWKTLQDLLDDAKRRPGQISYSSTGVGGGGHIAMERLARATGLKFNFIPFKGMAEETSALLGGHIDVISDPGWGALVESGKARVLATLGDKRLKRWPQVPTLKEMGHDITVNSPVGIVGPKGMDPALVKTLHDAFHRAMKDATYQRALELYDQPDLYMSSAAYQQYAAEQTAREKTFIEQLGIKLQ, from the coding sequence ATGACGTATCGCGCTCTTTCCCGCCGCCAGGCCCTCGGCGCACTTGCCGCATCGGCCATGTGCCTTGCAGCGCCGGCTGCCCTGGCCCAGCCGCCTGCGTATCCGCACAAACCCGTGACGCTCATCCTGCCCTTTCCCGCGGGCGGTGCAACCGATGCGCAGATGCGCGCCATTGCATTGGCGCTGGGCAAGGAAATCGGCCAGACGGTTGTCGTGGTCAACCAGCCCGGCCTGGCCGGCACGCTGGCCCCGGCGGCCATGGCGCGCAGCGCCGCACCTGATGGCTACACCATCTCCGTGGTGCCGGCCACGCTTTTTCGCCTGCTGCATCTGCAGAAGGTGAGCTACGACCCGGTGACCGACTTCACCTACATCATCAATCTCACGGGCTACACCAACGGCCTTGTGGTGCGCGACGACGCGCCGTGGAAAACACTGCAAGACCTGCTCGACGACGCCAAGCGCCGGCCGGGGCAGATCAGCTACAGCTCGACCGGCGTGGGCGGCGGTGGCCACATTGCGATGGAACGCCTGGCGCGTGCCACGGGCCTCAAGTTCAACTTCATTCCGTTCAAGGGCATGGCCGAGGAAACCAGCGCGCTGCTCGGCGGGCACATCGACGTCATCTCCGACCCCGGCTGGGGCGCGTTGGTCGAGAGCGGCAAGGCCCGCGTGCTTGCCACGCTGGGCGACAAGCGCCTGAAGCGCTGGCCGCAAGTCCCCACGCTGAAAGAAATGGGCCACGACATCACAGTCAATTCGCCGGTCGGCATCGTCGGCCCCAAGGGCATGGACCCGGCCTTGGTGAAGACGCTGCACGACGCATTCCATCGCGCGATGAAAGACGCCACCTACCAGCGCGCGCTGGAGCTCTACGACCAGCCCGACCTGTACATGTCCAGCGCGGCCTACCAGCAGTACGCCGCCGAACAGACGGCGCGCGAAAAAACCTTCATCGAACAGCTCGGCATCAAGCTGCAGTAG
- a CDS encoding Bug family tripartite tricarboxylate transporter substrate binding protein: MQRNHFLRATLAVLALGAASCGFAQTQAWPTRPVRVVIPFPPGGTLDTVGRLLAQKLGDQTGQPFIVENRPGGNGVIGADVVSKAPADGYTLLFNASTFTTAPMTMKSVPYEVVRDFTPVALVAKAPLSVAINKNLPITDVKSLISYAKANPGKMTFAVGSIGSAGHLSTELLKRAGGLDYLIVPYKGTAPAFQDLIGGQIDGFIDPILGSLQYHKSGMLRVVAVTSANRATSLPNVPTVGESIPGYEFYSWYGLWGPAKLPAAITQRLNAEVNKALGTDMRETLNAQGLLLTPGSVEDFVKFQHADMERSKKIITEGNIRVE, translated from the coding sequence ATGCAACGCAACCATTTCCTGCGCGCCACGCTCGCGGTTCTCGCGCTTGGCGCGGCTTCCTGCGGCTTTGCACAGACGCAAGCATGGCCCACGCGGCCCGTGCGCGTGGTCATTCCGTTTCCGCCGGGCGGCACACTCGACACTGTGGGGCGCCTGCTTGCGCAGAAGCTCGGCGACCAGACCGGCCAGCCCTTCATCGTCGAGAACCGGCCCGGCGGCAACGGCGTGATCGGCGCCGACGTGGTGTCGAAGGCGCCGGCCGACGGCTACACGCTGCTGTTCAACGCATCGACTTTCACCACGGCGCCGATGACGATGAAGTCTGTGCCCTATGAGGTGGTGCGCGACTTCACGCCGGTGGCGCTGGTGGCCAAGGCGCCGCTGTCGGTGGCCATCAACAAGAACCTGCCGATCACCGACGTCAAGTCGCTCATTTCGTACGCCAAGGCGAACCCGGGCAAGATGACCTTCGCGGTCGGCTCCATCGGCTCGGCCGGCCACCTGTCGACCGAGCTGCTCAAGCGCGCGGGCGGGCTCGACTACCTCATCGTGCCGTACAAGGGCACGGCACCGGCCTTCCAGGACCTGATCGGCGGGCAGATCGACGGCTTCATCGACCCCATCCTGGGCTCGCTGCAGTACCACAAGAGCGGCATGCTGCGCGTGGTGGCGGTTACTTCGGCCAACCGCGCCACCAGCCTGCCGAACGTGCCCACGGTGGGCGAAAGCATTCCGGGCTACGAGTTCTACAGCTGGTACGGCCTGTGGGGCCCGGCCAAGCTGCCTGCGGCCATTACGCAGCGGCTCAATGCCGAAGTGAACAAGGCGCTTGGCACCGACATGCGCGAAACGCTCAACGCGCAGGGGCTGCTGCTCACGCCCGGGAGCGTCGAAGACTTCGTCAAGTTCCAGCATGCCGACATGGAGCGCTCGAAGAAAATCATCACCGAGGGCAACATCCGTGTCGAATAA
- a CDS encoding SDR family NAD(P)-dependent oxidoreductase, with protein MSNKAAPHAVVTGSSSGIGRAIASHLLEQGWRVSGLDLAAPTLSHAAFLHMAMDLSDAEAIARAAAALQDADALVHAAGVLRVGPLGQLDHAGGELMWRLHVDAATRLADALVPAMAARGSGRVVFVGSRVAQGMPGRGQYAATKAALVALARSWAAEVAASGVTINVVSPGATQTAMLQDPARAGSAPRLPPIGRLIQPEEIAALVAFLLSAPAAAITGQDIAICGGASLHR; from the coding sequence GTGTCGAATAAGGCCGCGCCGCATGCGGTGGTCACGGGCAGCAGCAGCGGTATCGGCCGCGCCATTGCCTCGCATCTGCTGGAACAAGGCTGGCGTGTGAGCGGGCTCGACCTTGCGGCGCCTACGCTGTCGCATGCAGCCTTTCTTCACATGGCGATGGATCTGTCGGACGCCGAAGCCATTGCGCGCGCCGCGGCCGCCTTGCAAGACGCCGACGCGCTGGTGCATGCAGCCGGCGTCCTGCGCGTCGGCCCGCTGGGCCAGCTCGACCATGCGGGCGGCGAGCTGATGTGGCGGCTGCATGTCGATGCGGCCACGCGCCTGGCCGATGCACTCGTGCCCGCGATGGCCGCGCGCGGCAGCGGCCGAGTGGTGTTCGTCGGCAGCCGTGTTGCGCAAGGCATGCCCGGCCGCGGGCAATACGCCGCCACCAAGGCGGCGCTGGTCGCGCTCGCACGCAGCTGGGCGGCAGAGGTGGCCGCGAGCGGCGTCACCATCAACGTGGTGTCGCCCGGCGCCACGCAGACCGCGATGCTGCAAGACCCGGCGCGCGCGGGCAGCGCACCGCGCCTGCCACCCATCGGGCGGCTGATCCAGCCCGAGGAGATTGCCGCGCTGGTCGCCTTTCTTCTCTCGGCGCCGGCCGCAGCCATTACCGGACAGGACATCGCCATTTGCGGCGGTGCATCGCTGCACCGCTAA
- a CDS encoding pectate lyase codes for MKRRQFAISVLSPIALAACGGGGNDGPSFPFPVPPPPPPPAPPPAPTPQATAAAGLKRAATYMDEVVSYKGGYVWSYSPDLLQTFGEMEAKRTMLWLQPPGTSSIGHIYLDAYHATGDERFYQAADRTAKAVAAAQHSSGGWNYIYDFAGEASLQHWYETVGMNGWRLEEFQHYYGNATFDDATTAVASQLMLRMYLEKKDPVYQAATEKAIKFITDAQFGPQFGIADGGWPQRFPHNPNAITSMPLPNPQQLPAGARAGMEDSDYTLHVTFNDDVMGENIKFLTMCVMTLGRTDLVANITRAMDCMQRMQWTSSALPLQSGWSLQHLSRVTNGRPAGAPAGARSYEPRSLATHTTQTNIQQLFGYFTLTGDKKYLSQLQKAIDWLKSPSIQLPADVATLNPLLAGRNVATFIELDTNEPLFIHRYGSNIHNGAYFFDKDITNTISHYSSGRSVNAAALQTRLNELNAMTQPQIDAMVAKSPLRATTPRALPKYFAAVREVDFPDLFEGAVLKTPVVPESEVQTILAALVDGNYWTAPVPEIVNPYRGNGPTTPYTGTAYRSRHVGDIYDTSPYPADAPPEIEPYVKREKPQFIVTSNFIARMGRLISFISPVA; via the coding sequence ATGAAACGTCGACAGTTTGCAATTTCGGTCCTGTCTCCCATCGCGCTTGCCGCCTGTGGCGGCGGCGGCAATGACGGGCCCAGCTTCCCGTTTCCTGTTCCGCCGCCCCCTCCGCCCCCTGCCCCCCCACCCGCCCCGACTCCGCAGGCCACCGCCGCGGCGGGGCTCAAGCGCGCGGCGACCTACATGGACGAAGTGGTTTCGTACAAAGGCGGCTACGTGTGGTCGTACTCGCCCGATCTCCTGCAGACATTCGGCGAAATGGAAGCCAAGCGCACCATGCTGTGGCTGCAGCCACCGGGCACATCGTCCATCGGCCATATCTACCTCGATGCCTATCACGCAACCGGCGACGAGCGCTTCTACCAGGCCGCAGACCGCACCGCCAAGGCAGTTGCCGCGGCCCAGCACAGCTCGGGCGGCTGGAACTACATCTACGACTTCGCCGGCGAAGCGTCGCTGCAGCACTGGTACGAAACCGTCGGCATGAACGGCTGGCGCCTCGAAGAGTTCCAGCACTACTACGGCAATGCCACCTTCGACGACGCCACGACCGCCGTCGCATCGCAGCTGATGCTGCGCATGTACCTGGAAAAGAAAGACCCGGTCTACCAGGCCGCAACCGAGAAGGCCATCAAGTTCATCACCGATGCGCAGTTCGGCCCGCAGTTCGGCATTGCAGATGGCGGTTGGCCGCAGCGCTTTCCGCACAACCCGAACGCGATCACGTCGATGCCCTTGCCCAACCCGCAGCAGCTGCCCGCGGGCGCGCGTGCGGGCATGGAAGACAGCGACTACACGCTGCATGTGACCTTCAACGACGACGTCATGGGCGAGAACATCAAGTTCCTGACCATGTGCGTGATGACGCTGGGCCGCACCGACCTGGTGGCCAACATCACGCGGGCGATGGATTGCATGCAGCGCATGCAGTGGACCTCGTCGGCGCTGCCGCTGCAGTCGGGCTGGAGCCTTCAGCACCTGTCGCGCGTAACGAACGGCCGCCCGGCAGGGGCTCCGGCCGGCGCGCGCTCCTACGAGCCGCGCTCACTGGCCACGCACACCACGCAGACCAACATCCAGCAGCTGTTCGGCTACTTCACGCTCACCGGCGACAAGAAGTACCTGTCGCAGCTGCAAAAGGCGATCGACTGGCTGAAGTCGCCATCGATCCAGCTCCCAGCCGATGTCGCGACCCTCAACCCGCTGCTGGCCGGGCGCAACGTGGCCACGTTCATCGAGCTCGACACAAACGAGCCGCTGTTCATTCACCGCTATGGCTCCAACATTCACAACGGCGCGTACTTTTTCGACAAGGACATCACCAACACGATCAGCCACTATTCGTCGGGCCGGTCGGTGAACGCCGCCGCACTGCAAACACGCCTGAACGAACTCAACGCGATGACGCAGCCGCAGATCGATGCCATGGTCGCCAAGTCGCCGCTGCGGGCCACCACGCCCAGGGCCCTGCCAAAGTACTTTGCCGCCGTTCGAGAGGTGGATTTTCCGGACCTGTTCGAAGGCGCGGTGCTGAAGACACCGGTGGTGCCCGAATCGGAAGTGCAGACGATCCTGGCCGCGCTGGTGGACGGCAACTACTGGACCGCGCCCGTGCCGGAGATCGTGAACCCCTACCGCGGCAACGGCCCGACGACGCCATACACCGGCACGGCGTACCGCAGCCGCCACGTGGGCGACATCTACGACACCTCTCCGTATCCGGCCGATGCGCCGCCGGAGATCGAGCCGTATGTGAAGCGCGAGAAGCCGCAGTTCATCGTCACGTCGAATTTCATCGCGCGGATGGGACGGCTGATCTCGTTCATTTCGCCGGTGGCCTGA
- a CDS encoding Zn-ribbon domain-containing OB-fold protein has product MTNSSTTSKPTGTGVLARHQAELDAGRFLIQRCGACQRAVYFPRVLCPHCGAEEPALVAPAGTGAVYAVTTVRRKPEAGGDYNVSIVELDEGVRLMSRVEGMPPADVRIGLRVRARVVVPPGGSGMVVFDAITGDAA; this is encoded by the coding sequence ATGACGAATTCATCGACGACATCAAAACCGACCGGCACCGGCGTGCTGGCGCGCCACCAGGCGGAGCTGGACGCTGGCCGCTTTCTCATTCAGCGCTGCGGCGCCTGCCAGCGCGCGGTGTACTTTCCGCGGGTGCTGTGCCCCCATTGCGGCGCTGAAGAGCCCGCGCTGGTGGCACCTGCCGGCACCGGCGCCGTGTATGCCGTGACAACCGTGCGCCGCAAGCCCGAGGCCGGCGGCGACTACAACGTGAGCATCGTCGAGCTGGACGAAGGCGTGCGCCTGATGAGCCGCGTCGAAGGCATGCCGCCGGCCGACGTGCGCATCGGCCTGCGTGTGCGGGCGCGCGTGGTGGTGCCGCCCGGCGGCAGCGGCATGGTGGTTTTCGATGCCATCACGGGAGACGCTGCATGA